The Rhinolophus ferrumequinum isolate MPI-CBG mRhiFer1 chromosome 4, mRhiFer1_v1.p, whole genome shotgun sequence genome has a window encoding:
- the FAM216B gene encoding protein FAM216B has protein sequence MGEKRKRQQKLQNVPRISFIQVPPSASDTSLLKALTRGQQRYFYSIMRIYDSRPQWEALQTRYVHSLQRQQLLGYLTQQEALACAAVLRNSTKKASAKKPPQRTMPRRASAMTRT, from the exons ATGGGAGAAAAACGGAAAAGACAACAAAAGCTTCAGAATGTTCCACGGATTTCTTTCATTCAagtccctccctctgcctctgacACCTCATTACTGAAG GCCCTAACCCGAGGGCAGCAGCGCTACTTTTACAGCATCATGAGGATTTACGACTCCAGGCCCCAGTGGGAGGCCCTGCAAACCCGCTATGTTCACAGCCTCCAGCGCCAGCAGCTGCTGG GCTATCTTACTCAACAGGAGGCCTTGGCTTGTGCTGCTGTTCTTAGAAACTCAACCAAGAAAGCCTCAGCCAAGAAACCTCCTCAAAGAACCATGCCTCGGAGGGCCTCGGCCATGACAAGAACATAG